One stretch of Macaca nemestrina isolate mMacNem1 chromosome 17, mMacNem.hap1, whole genome shotgun sequence DNA includes these proteins:
- the LOC105469533 gene encoding ADP-ribosylation factor-like protein 4D, giving the protein MGNHLTEMAPTASSFLPHFQALHVVVIGLDSAGKTSLLYRLKFKEFVQSVPTKGFNTEKIRVPLGGSRGITFQVWDVGGQEKLRPLWRSYTRRTDGLVFVVDAAEAERLEEAKVELHRISRASDNQGVPVLVLANKQDQPGALSAAEVEKRLAVRELAAATLTHVQGCSAVDGLGLQQGLERLYEMILKRKKAARGGKKRR; this is encoded by the coding sequence ATGGGGAACCACTTGACTGAGATGGCGCCCACTGCCTCCTCCTTCTTGCCCCACTTCCAAGCCCTGCATGTCGTGGTCATTGGGCTGGACTCTGCTGGGAAGACCTCCCTCCTTTACCGCCTCAAGTTCAAGGAGTTTGTCCAGAGTGTCCCCACCAAAGGCTTCAACACCGAGAAGATCCGGGTGCCCCTCGGGGGATCGCGTGGCATCACCTTCCAAGTGTGGGACGTCGGGGGGCAGGAGAAGCTGCGACCACTGTGGCGCTCTTACACCCGCCGGACAGACGGGCTGGTGTTTGTGGTGGACGCTGCGGAGGCCGAGCGGCtggaggaggccaaggtggagttGCACCGAATCAGCCGGGCCTCCGACAACCAGGGCGTGCCAGTGCTGGTGCTGGCCAACAAGCAGGACCAGCCCGGGGCACTGAGCGCTGCTGAGGTGGAGAAGAGGCTGGCAGTCCGAGAGCTCGCAGCCGCCACTCTCACTCATGTGCAAGGCTGCAGCGCTGTGGACGGTCTGGGTCTGCAGCAGGGCCTGGAGCGCCTCTATGAGATGATTCTCAAGAGGAAGAAGGCAGCTCGGGGTGGCAAGAAGAGACGGTGA